A region from the Rhizoctonia solani chromosome 13, complete sequence genome encodes:
- a CDS encoding glutathione S-transferase, which yields MMGKNDLERYYVDAINDIASDWRTKFIDSAFQSTDAGVGPKATQDDLKHHKSFIGPKFASALNAHLSANPLSSRGPFVLGKDITYADFVIFQIAHDEDWLGLDTNPRLNELVQAMKARPRLVEYFKSDRYYNYEFSPVPPRLPACYGLIKNFHEDRQESREDVPNLAVLTEAKHTSVDAEADHLWEPLNSLNSYKWRQTCARWGVVPEEMYSAAPGPAAAATALGCTSAAPLLHKSVRMSLKGARRALLFLATPRTCNLDKVYASESNALWSKMAPFSQWPRFDSRFMEIYQDSKLVKRNENLAGTRTEDGLQQKPSRSAISIEEWI from the exons ATGATGGGGAAGAACGACCTAGAACGTTACTATGTTGATGCAATCAATGATATTGCATCCGATTGGCGCACTAAAT TTATCGATTCAGCATTCCAATCGACCGATGCCGGTGTTGGTCCCAAGGCAACTCAGGATGATCTCAAGCACCACAAATCATTCATAGGCCCCA AGTTCGCTTCGGCTCTAAACGCCCACTTGAGCGCGAATCCGCTTTCAAGTAGAGGACCCTTTGTGTTAGGAAAAGATATCACATACGCCGACTTT GTTATCTTTCAGATTGCGCATGACGAGGACTGGCTAGGACTCGACACCAATCCACGTCTCAACGAACTGGTTCAGGCCATGAAAGCACGCCCGCGTCTTGT CGAGTACTTCAAGAGCGATCGTTATTATAACTA CGAGTTTTCTCCTGTACCTCCGAGACTTCCAGCATGTTACGGGCTGATTAAGAATTTTCAC GAGGACCGGCAGGAAAGCCGTGAAGACGTGCCTAATTTGGCAGTGTTAACCGAAGCCAAGCATACATCTGTAGATGCGGAAGCAGATCATTTGTGGGAGCCCCTGAATTCTTTGAATTCTTACAAATGGCGGCAGACATGTGCACGTTGGGGCGTTGTCCCTGAGGAGATGTATTCAGCTGCTCCGGGTCCTGCGGCGGCGGCGACTGCTTTGGGATGTACGAGCGCTGCTCCTCTACTGCACAAAAGCGTCAGAATGTCGCTCAAGGGAGCTAGAAGAGCACTTTTATTTCTTGCCACCCCTCGAACCTGCAATCTAGACAAAGTCTACGCCTCTGAATCAAACGCGTTGTGGAGCAAGATGGCCCCTTTTTCCCAATGGCCAAGATTTGATTCTAGATTTATGGAAATATACCAAGATAGTAAACTCGTCAAACGCAATGAAAATTTAGCTGGTACTCGAACAGAAGATGGCCTCCAGCAGAAGCCCAGCCGTAGCGCAATTTCTATAGAAGAGTGGATTTAG
- a CDS encoding DNA mismatch repair protein MutS, with amino-acid sequence MEDTTDSSHFDLIRMFLEQTKVDTCLVSSRSEEDLILFCQDFMELSGGEPDDSGGAGNSISPRNITGFVDSRRNVENDPNAQQLFTSIRLLNFGGDQAPFLSSTAALLEQLPRTRSAEELDETQSHLGALHINSIEILSLDQIMQVNADALAPKKAILCFSCSITPRLIWEDLYCEDGAPTFLIDNNHYARHAAIQCFLLPENMSAASTIRANLRGLCQMPKTMALLRTGRGRLPEWRGVAKFAYHVNLLKDAVRELSDYENIGAVNQVRVIPKIIAQVLKNEKLLKALDEVNTEMGALVNSVIDWEESQTNQRVCISPGIDEALDEKKRVYNGLDDLLLQSAFMIDLAQVSLALRNCTARSLIILDEFGKGSLSTGSVLAFAWIPMQHNVLERTNKNVIERARFVSTILSHNEIGVLLDEGMSEEQVEELEAHAAICQRFISWKMSPGDNMGTKGRLREVLKK; translated from the exons ATGGAGGATACTACTGATAGCTCGCATTTTGATCTGATACGGATGT TTTTAGAGCAAACCAAAGTCGACACATGCCTTGTCAGCTCACGCTCTGAAGAAGATCTTATACTATTCTGCCAAGATTTTA TGGAACTCAGTGGTG GTGAACCTGACGATTCGGGTGGTGCAGGAAACTCCATCTCTCCACGTAATATAACCGGATTCGTTGATTCACGAAGAAACGTCGAGAACGATCCAAACGCACAGCAATTATTTACATCAATAAGATTGCTAAATTTTGGAGGCGATCAAGCCCCCTTT CTCTCATCTACAGCTGCATTGCTAGAGCAATTGCCAAGGACCCGTTCAGCTGAAGAGCTCGATGAGACACAAAGTCACCTTGGCGCGCTACACATCAATAGTATCGAGATCCTCTCTCT CGACCAAATCATGCAGGTCAATGCGGACGCACTGGC ACCAAAGAAGGCCATTCTTTGTTTC AGCTGCTCAATCACACCTCGACTTATCTGGGAAGATCTTTACTGCGAAGATGGTGCTCCGACCTTCCTTATCGATAACAACCATTACGCTCGACACGCGGCGATACAATGTTTCTTACTTCCCGAGAACATGAGTGCCGCTTCAACCATTCGAGCCAATTTGCGCGGTTTATGCCAAATGCCCAAGACGATGGCGTTGTTGAGAACGGGTCGTGGGAGATTGCCAGAATGGAGAGGCGTTGCAAAG ttcgcatacCACGTTAATTTATTAAAGGATGCCGTCCGGGAGCTGAGCGATTATGAAAACATAGGAGCCGTCAATCAAGTACGTGTTATCCCAAAAATTATAGCTCAAGTCCTTAAAAACGAGAAGCTTCTAAAAGCACTAGACGAGGTCAATACTGAGATGGGTGCATTAGTCAACTCGGTC ATTGACTGGGAAGAATCTCAAACCAACCAGAGGGTTTGCATTAGCCCAGGAATCGACGAAGCTCTTGACGAAAAAAAGCGAGTCTACAATGGCCTAGATGACCTTTTG CTACAATCAGCATTCATGATTGACCTGGCTCAGGTCTCATTGGCGCTACGCAACTGTACAGCTAGGAGTCTCATCATATTGGACGAG TTTGGAAAAGGATCGCTCTCGACAG GGTCAGTCCTGGCCTTTGCCTGGATTCCTATGCAGCACAATGTGCTAGAACGTACG AACAAAAACGTTATCGAGCGCGCGCGATTTGTTAG CACGATTCTCAGTCATAATGAAATTGGAGTATTATTAGACGAGGGGATGTCGGAGGAACAAGTAGAAGAGCTGGAAGCTCATGCCGCCATATGCCAGAGGTTCATTTCATGGAAGATGTCGCCAGGCGACAACATGGGTACTAAAGGTCGATTACGGGAGGTGCTGAAGAAATAA
- a CDS encoding proteoglycan 4 has product MPREVFLEPSGSPFVQNTHYHDGDVSMTGDSTLTDLSFQDNNDNLLNGSGFAGLGDVTTGGIGEDTSMMNIQGDINESEDMLMGVKGDEFLEDDSMAFELSKSTTNTHTRSELEQSMAAVPIPPPAPAPAPAPVEEEKPKARRSTRSRSSSPSKKKSSAATVPVAEETTTFPVAPMEATTEEPEPEPEPEPKLRRSPRKAKSTSTRLGSSVSTGISPFASASSSPVPENPPPTETTQPTIQVKSRAKNARVEEPLNEEPNVEESMPVAEPAATTPPVEREVKPIVRKATPVTQESIPIAVRETTPVLLQHRATPPAPSPPAQNSSPAPSQAFPSIARTSPAPTHPTPPAVSPDVPPTGSWLAPANRQSLAPTPTSRQSLAPTPSTNSVPTGRQSLAPTPGPAPFKFNLPPSFGRRAQSLAPTPPFPTTPGLPSTPSFATISTPTISNPVSALPSPALGLATPGPAAAPRPATPEDKEEDLKYEQLSKEEEEEAVAVAMRITRRDSSIFATLLSPARPSLVPEPTLFAEHPAQEQQETHAFTPSDTIEEVPPTEPAPVPMRTRVGRSSTRVKGGAGVAVAVMRRVDEDMDMERVELRVGPQGQEQEHALREQHQDEPGWEQMQEVLEEDKHVLGEQQDPTASVNFGSRSPSPTPPPPPPGEPAPSVIAPPKNQPKPRTRTTRSSMPTVQPARVTRSTRRSEVQPPTTRGLGNTIKAKETLIEKLVDEMEIEEDTQNEDTKAATDVSTPTKAVDLPTGTIVESTAPLNPISTTPHDVISTTPIDSPAVSAPEGQAPASKPAVSKKAPVTKGTQRVLTRTVSAAAVSQQNASGSGSSQPQPRRTVSSGSTKPSSTGSVKPPSAEGSQQQTGRSAQKPISTKSTASQKPGSPGNQPPPVIHKEDVVDKEPSPVPEPVPTTKEPEPEPEPQVRAVRALPKRTSQPSKVPTIMEDSMEISRDDISVDIDAEQPTATQSTAPAFTAASIWPRDPAPNPFASVKVNVASHEDSSKANKRRAPSPDPEPESTPQDASISDSPNKRVRFTAILEAGPTPGIGRVLHMPKPSLKKIKKIKLERKTGATTNAARPKRVLTRNWVVGSDMPSYAAPLKRDVREREPATAERPPLTESQTNARLAASRSNPTVPIPFTFRSELRMKPRPVEDHAVPAAIPTAVPMPDFASAHAAAEAANLARRQRAHEAFLAAQEELESQRSSKFAIGGETARRAAERAVFDAAMRVKEAEAERVRNEQKRMQIEKEAAEIREMRRRMVPKANPIPQFYKHAPRTEAQDLEV; this is encoded by the exons ATGCCGCGAGAAGTATTTCTTGAACCGAGTGGCTCACCATTCGTTCAAAATACGCATTACCACGATGGTGACGTTTCGATGACTGGAGATTCGACTCTGACGGATCTATCGTTTCAAGACAATAATGACAACTTGCTGAATGGATCTGGCTTCGCGGGACTTGGTGATGTTACTACCGGAGGAATAGGAGAAGATACGAGTATGATGAATATACAGGGAGATATAAATGAGTCAGAAGATATGCTTATGGGTGTCAAGGGCGATGAGTTCTTAGAAGACGACAGTATGGCCTTTGAGCTTTCCAAATCGACGACTAACACTCATACTCGATCCGAACTCGAGCAATCTATGGCTGCGGTGCCTATTCCTCCTCCTGCCCCTGCCCCTGCCCCTGCACCCGTAGAGGAGGAGAAACCTAAAGCCAGGAGATCAA CCCGCTCACGGTCGAGTTCTCCTTCAAAAAAGAAGTCATCTGCCGCCACTGTTCCCGTTGCGGAGGAGACTACTACATTCCCAGTCGCGCCAATGGAAGCCACCACAGAAG AGCCTGAGCCTGAACCCGAACCCGAGCCTAAACTCCGTCGTAGCCCCCGAAAGGCCAAGAGCACGAGCACTCGTTTAGGGTCATCTGTCTCGACTGGTATCTCTCCATTCGCGTCAGCATCGTCTTCACCAGTACCCGAGAATCCTCCGCCTACTGAAACCACACAACCAACG ATCCAAGTCAAATCAAGGGCAAAAAATGCCAGAGTCGAGGAGCCGCTGAATGAGGAGCCAAACGTAGAAGAGTCGATGCCCGTGGCAGAACCCGCCGCTACAACCCCGCCTGTCGAGCGTGAGGTCAAGCCTATTGTTCGCAAAGCCACGCCTGTTACCCAGGAAAGCATACCAATCGCTGTTCGCGAGACAACACCCGTGCTCTTACAGCACCGGGCGACTCCTCCAGCTCCCTCCCCACCGGCTCAGAATAGTTCTCCAGCTCCCTCCCAGGCATTCCCCTCAATTGCCCGAACGTCTCCAGCCCCCACTCATCCAACTCCTCCAGCGGTTTCTCCAGATGTGCCCCCAACAGGAAGCTGGCTTGCCCCTGCAAACCGACAAAGCTTGGCCCCTACTCCTACAAGCCGACAAAGTCTGGCTCCTACTCCCTCAACCAACTCTGTCCCAACAGGCCGACAGAGCCTTGCCCCTACTCCCGGTCCGGCGCCATTCAAATTTAATCTCCCACCCTCTTTTGGGAGACGGGCACAGAGTTTAGCTCCTACACCACCCTTTCCTACTACTCCTGGGCTCCCCAGCACACCTTCTTTTGCTACTATTTCTACTCCTACGATATCCAACCCAGTTTCAGCGTTGCCTAGTCCTGCCCTCGGATTGGCTACTCCCGGTCCAGCAGCTGCTCCTAGGCCGGCAACTCCtgaagacaaagaagaagaCTTAAAATACGAACAACTCTCaaaagaagaggaggaagaggcggTTGCCGTTGCGATGCGTATCACTCGACGCGATTCATCCATCTTTGCGACTCTATTATCACCTGCTCGTCCCAGCTTGGTTCCCGAACCCACACTATTCGCTGAGCACCCAGCACAAGAACAGCAGGAAACACATGCTTTTACACCCTCCGACACAATCGAAGAGGTACCACCAACCGAGCCCGCACCGGTCCCAATGCGCACGCGTGTCGGCAGGTCTTCGACGCGTGTCAAGGGCGGAGCTGGGGTCGCAGTCGCTGTTATGCGACGCGTTGATGAGGATATGGACATGGAGCGCGTTGAACTTCGGGTAGGGCCTCAAGGACAGGAGCAGGAACACGCTCTAAGAGAGCAGCATCAAGATGAACCAGGGTGGGAGCAAATGCAGGAAGTCCTGGAAGAGGATAAGCACGTTCTAGGGGAACAGCAAGATCCCACTGCGTCTGTGAATTTTGGTTCTCGTTCACCTTCCCCTACTCCACCGCCTCCACCCCCCGGGGAACCAGCCCCGAGTGTAATTGCCCCTCCAAAGAATCAGCCCAAACCTCGAACGCGGACAACACGCTCATCGATGCCCACTGTTCAACCGGCGCGTGTGACCAGGAGTACGCGTAGATCTGAGGTCCAGCCACCTACGACAAGGGGTCTAGGAAATACAATTAAAGCAAAAGAGACGCTGATCGAGAAACTTGTTGACGAGATGGAGATCGAGGAAGACACTCAAAACGAGGATACGAAAGCTGCCACAGACGTTTCAACTCCGACAAAGGCTGTAGATCTTCCCACTGGTACGATTGTCGAATCCACAGCCCCTCTGAATCCTATCTCAACTACTCCTCACGATGTCATTTCGACCACCCCCATCGATTCCCCTGCGGTCTCGGCCCCTGAAGGACAGGCCCCCGCATCTAAGCCTGCCGTATCCAAGAAAGCACCAGTCACCAAGGGCACTCAGAGAGTTTTAACCAGGACGGTATCTGCCGCTGCAGTTTCTCAACAAAATGCATCCGGTTCTGGATCTTCTCAGCCTCAACCCCGACGGACGGTGTCTAGTGGTTCGACAAAGCCGTCATCCACGGGTTCAGTAAAACCGCCTTCTGCCGAGGGTTCTCAACAACAAACTGGTCGATCAGCACAGAAACCAATCTCAACCAAGTCCACTGCTTCTCAAAAGCCCGGTTCACCTGGAAATCAGCCTCCCCCGGTAATTCACAAGGAAGACGTGGTTGACAAGGAACCGTCGCCTGTACCAGAGCCGGTCCCAACTACGAAAgaacccgaacccgaacctGAGCCCCAAGTGCGCGCCGTTCGGGCATTGCCAAAACGTACATCCCAACCCTCCAAGGTACCCACTATCATGGAAGACAGTATGGAGATTTCGAGGGACGACATTAG CGTGGATATCGATGCGGAGCAACCTACCGCAACACAATCTACTGCACCTGCGTTTACCGCTGCATCGATTTGGCCGCGCGACCCAGCTCCGAATCCGTTCGCATCTGTCAAGGTAAATGTCGCGTCCCATGAGGATAGCTCCAAAGCAAACAAACGACGAGCTCCTTCTCCCGACCCCGAGCCGGAGTCAACTCCTCAAGACGCCAGCATCAGCGACTCTCCAAACAAGCGTGTCCGTTTCACTGCTATTCTCGAGGCTGGGCCTACTCCAGGCATTGGTCGTGTCCTGCATATGCCCAAGCCGAGCCTCAAAAAAATTAAGAAAATCAAGCTCGAACGCAAGACAGGCGCTACTACGAATGCTGCCCGTCCAAAACGCGTGCTGACGCGCAATTGGGTAGTCGGTAGTGATATGCCTTCATACGCAGCACCATTGAAGCGGGACGTACGCGAAAGAGAGCCTGCCACAGCTGAGCGTCCGCCGTTAACCGAGTCACAG ACCAATGCCCGTCTAGCAGCCAGTAGATCGAATCCTACGGTTCCAATTCCGTTTACTTTCCGCTCGGAACTGAGGATGAAACCTCGTCCTGTTGAGGATCATGCTGTTCCAGCCGCTATCCCAACTGCAGTCCCTATGCCTGATTTCGCATCGGCTCATGCAGCAGCTGAAGCCGCCAACTTGGCACGCCGGCAGCGCGCACACGAAGCGTTCCTCGCCGCCCAAGAAGAACTTGAATCCCAGCGTAGCTCTAAATTTGCTATTGGAGGGGAGACGGCACGTCGGGCTGCCGAGCGAGCTGTATTTGACGCAGCAATGAGAGTTAAGGAAGCCGAAGCCGAGCGAGTTCGTAACGAGCAGAAGAGGATGCAGATTGAGAAAGAAGCAGCAGAGATTAGGGAGATGAGGAGGAGGATGGTACCCAAAGCGAATCCTATTCCACAGTTTTATAAGCATGCCCCGAGGACTGAGGCACAAGACTTAGAGGTGTAG
- a CDS encoding cytosolic Fe-S cluster assembly factor NBP35 — protein sequence MSADTPISRRLNNVKHIILVLSGKGGVGKSSVSTQLALSLYASAPTARVGILDVDLTGPSIPRMLGVDGHPVHQSTDGWVPVFADGPSTRLLCMSVGFLLKNRGDSVVWRGPKKNAMIRQFLSDVRWGELDYLVIDTPPGTSDEHLSLLEHLAPVHDRLSSVVVTTPQAVALADAIKGVSFTRAVNLPVLGVIENMSGYACPCCGEITNVFSKGGGKSMAEREKVHFLGSLPIDTQLVELLDSAQPQPQPTTTSDSRPLESSYSGQEQVSATDVTPVTQLNTLSGTGSETNGHTTSTHAPTRTFQVLERYRQTPTWAAFKPMAEYIIEKLR from the exons ATGTCCGCAGACACACCGATATCTCGGCGACTCAATAATGTTAAGCATATAATCCTGGTCCTCTCGGGGAAAGGCGGAGTCGGTAAATCTTCAGTTTCGACTCAACTAGCGCTATCACTCTACGCATCGGCTCCGACCGCCCGAGTAGGGATATTGGATGTCGATCTTACGGGCCCTTCTATTCCTCGTATGCTAGGTGTCGATGGACACCCAGTACACCAAAGCACAGATGGTTGGGTCCCTGTATTTGCCGATGGGCCCAGTACAAGACTACTCTGCATGAGTGTCGGATTCTTGTTGAAGAATAGGGGGGATTCTGTCGTTTGGCGTGGACCCAAGAAGAATGCGATGATAAGACAATTCTTAAGCGATGTCAGGTGGGGAGAGCTGGACTATTTGGTGATCGATACGCCCCCTG GCACTTCGGATGAACATCTATCGCTCTTGGAGCATCTCGCCCCAGTGCATGACAGATTATCATCCGTCGTTGTGACCACTCCCCAGGCGGTTGCGCTAGCAGATGCAATAAAAGGCGTATCGTTTACTCGGGCAGTCAATTTACCTGTACTGGGCGTGATTGAGAACATGAGTGGGTATGCATGTCCCTGTTGTGGAGAG ATCACAAACGTATTCTCCAAAGGCGGAGGGAAATCTATGGCTGAGAGAGAAAAGGTTCACTTTTTAGGCAGTCTGCCGATTGACACCCAACTTGTCGAACTGCTTGACTCAgcccagccccagccccagcccaCAACCACATCCGACAGCCGCCCTTTGGAGTCAAGCTACTCGGGGCAAGAGCAAGTATCAGCCACGGACGTAACCCCAGTGACCCAGCTCAACACCTTATCCGGAACCGGGTCCGAGACGAATGGTCACACTACCTCCACCCATGCACCAACGAGAACGTTCCAAGTTCTGGAGCGGTACCGACAAACACCAACTTGGGCGGCCTTCAAGCCGATGGCAGAATACATTATCGAAAAGCTTAGATGA